From the genome of bacterium, one region includes:
- a CDS encoding PLP-dependent aminotransferase family protein — protein MAYAIRPAPTAHRPEALSSGCLDISSSNPDLRAFPIEALSRAYRRALKQHCTHLLGYCDPEGHVGLREAIAAMVSATRGLPATAANVFITRGAQMATMLVGRSIGGSGDAVAVEALGYRPGWESFRQAGLRLVPVPVDQQGLRLDLLDKLACGSRLRAVYLTPHHQYPTTVTLSPGRRMGLLDLAATRGCAIIEDDYDHEFHYDGRPVMPLASLDRHGVVIYIGTLSKVLAPGLRIGYVVAPEPFVEALAGHRSFVDACGDHVVEAAVAQLLNDGEVPRHINRLRRTYLKRRDAMVETLQSQLRGVIRFSQPSGGMAIWAEATPEIDVDAWAASAVSHGVAFHTGRRYTFDETPAPYVRLSFASLSEQHLQEAVRRMALALPVRRPRVPAGAAYTKIKEEPQS, from the coding sequence TTGGCGTATGCCATCCGACCCGCGCCTACAGCCCACCGGCCCGAAGCGCTCTCATCGGGTTGCCTCGATATCAGCAGCAGCAACCCGGATCTGCGCGCGTTCCCGATCGAGGCATTGAGTCGAGCCTATCGCAGGGCCCTAAAGCAGCACTGCACCCATCTTCTTGGCTACTGCGATCCCGAAGGCCATGTCGGGCTGAGGGAAGCCATCGCCGCCATGGTCTCGGCCACGCGCGGCCTTCCTGCGACCGCTGCGAATGTGTTTATCACCCGAGGCGCCCAAATGGCGACCATGCTCGTGGGCCGCTCTATCGGAGGATCGGGTGACGCGGTCGCCGTCGAGGCCCTGGGCTATCGTCCAGGCTGGGAGTCCTTCCGGCAGGCTGGCCTCCGGCTCGTTCCGGTCCCGGTCGACCAACAGGGGCTGCGCCTCGATCTCCTAGACAAGCTCGCATGTGGGAGTCGGCTGCGGGCCGTCTACCTCACACCCCACCACCAGTATCCGACGACCGTCACGCTCTCCCCGGGACGCCGCATGGGATTGCTTGATTTGGCGGCGACGCGTGGCTGCGCGATTATCGAGGACGACTACGATCATGAATTCCATTACGATGGCAGACCCGTCATGCCACTGGCGAGCCTTGACCGTCATGGTGTGGTGATCTACATCGGCACCTTGTCCAAGGTGCTGGCTCCGGGATTACGAATTGGCTACGTTGTCGCGCCGGAACCCTTCGTCGAGGCGCTGGCCGGCCACCGATCGTTCGTGGACGCATGCGGCGATCATGTCGTGGAGGCCGCGGTGGCACAGCTGCTCAACGACGGGGAGGTGCCGCGCCACATCAACCGCCTACGGCGTACCTATCTCAAGCGGCGCGACGCGATGGTTGAGACGCTTCAATCCCAGCTGCGCGGCGTCATCAGATTCTCGCAGCCCTCGGGCGGTATGGCGATCTGGGCCGAAGCAACGCCCGAGATCGATGTCGACGCCTGGGCCGCATCCGCGGTTTCGCACGGTGTGGCGTTCCACACGGGGCGCCGATATACATTCGACGAAACCCCGGCGCCGTACGTGCGGCTCAGCTTTGCCTCTTTGTCCGAACAACACCTCCAAGAAGCCGTCCGTCGCATGGCCTTGGCACTGCCCGTCCGCAGACCGCGCGTACCGGCTGGTGCCGCGTATACGAAAATCAAAGAAGAACCGCAGAGCTGA
- a CDS encoding methyltransferase domain-containing protein, which yields MGEQPDLRWSDTEAARIVRETYGAVIPEGDSAVADSLYDPSELAEVPGPAIAMALGLGNPVRVAEIRPGETVLDLGSGGGIDTLLAAKRVGPRGCVYGLDMTPSMLKRARAHAALAGLSNIQFIEGRIEAIPLPEASVDVAICNGVINLVASKGKLFREIFRVLRPGGRLVFADSVVDGCLPKEVLENEAAYAG from the coding sequence ATGGGTGAGCAGCCGGACCTCCGCTGGTCAGACACCGAGGCCGCCCGCATCGTGCGGGAGACGTATGGGGCGGTCATCCCCGAGGGCGACTCCGCGGTTGCGGACAGCCTGTACGATCCCTCCGAACTGGCGGAGGTACCGGGCCCCGCCATCGCGATGGCCTTGGGGCTGGGGAATCCGGTGCGGGTCGCTGAGATTCGCCCCGGCGAGACTGTGCTCGACCTCGGGAGCGGCGGGGGAATCGACACCCTGCTCGCGGCGAAACGTGTGGGCCCGCGCGGATGCGTCTACGGGCTCGACATGACGCCATCGATGCTGAAACGGGCGCGCGCGCACGCCGCGCTCGCTGGCCTTAGCAACATCCAGTTCATCGAGGGGCGGATAGAGGCGATCCCGCTGCCCGAGGCGAGCGTGGATGTGGCCATCTGCAACGGCGTGATCAACCTCGTCGCGTCGAAGGGCAAGTTGTTCCGGGAGATCTTCCGCGTGCTGCGACCTGGCGGCCGGCTGGTCTTCGCTGATTCCGTTGTGGACGGATGCCTGCCCAAAGAGGTCCTGGAAAACGAAGCGGCCTACGCCGGCTGA
- a CDS encoding RidA family protein, with protein MTKHVIQAEKGAPPRGAYSHGWRAGDFIFVTGTGPIGPDGAVRGTTIEEQTEATITNIEAILQAEGAGLGDVVKVAVHLSDTSLFPRYNAVYARRFMKPYPARTTVGSDLGMVPGMMIEMDAVAYLGRS; from the coding sequence ATGACTAAACACGTGATTCAGGCCGAAAAAGGCGCGCCTCCGCGCGGTGCCTACTCACACGGATGGCGGGCGGGCGATTTTATTTTCGTCACCGGCACGGGGCCGATTGGACCGGATGGTGCAGTGAGAGGCACGACGATCGAAGAACAGACCGAGGCGACGATCACAAACATCGAGGCGATCCTACAGGCTGAAGGCGCCGGGCTCGGGGACGTGGTCAAGGTGGCGGTGCACCTCAGCGACACTAGCTTGTTCCCCCGGTACAACGCGGTGTACGCCCGTCGGTTCATGAAGCCGTATCCGGCGCGCACTACGGTGGGAAGCGATCTGGGTATGGTGCCCGGCATGATGATCGAGATGGACGCCGTCGCCTATCTCGGTCGATCCTGA
- a CDS encoding molybdopterin-dependent oxidoreductase, translating to MTPGPGDGQIRGACPLDCPDTCSWIVTVKNGEPIALRGDPDHPYTHGALCNKVTDYLTYARSADRLLYPMRRTGPKGSGEFTRISWDEALERIAAALGDAIAKHRAEAIWPYPGSGNMGLIQGIYGAGQRLWNVLGASRSVYTMCTIAGGFGTGYTLGDNRVGMDPETLRFSKLVVLWGANVLSTHHHLWRFILEARKNGAPIVVIDPIRTRTAAASDWHLAPMPGTDAALALGLLHVVLIEGKEDRQFIGDRTVGWEAFRRRILEFPPSRAAAITGLPTESIVELGKRLAGTRPTGIRIGIGLQRHGGGGMAVRTITCIPGVTGDWKYPGGGVFYDTRGFFGVNWAALSRDDLRARPTRTLDMKRLGEGLLEVDNPPVKALFVYASNPAASVPHQSKALRGLARNDLFTVVVEHFLTDTARYADIVLPATMQIEHRDLLIAYGHLYVAWNEPAAPPPGECLPATEMFRRLARAMGLDTPALYDSDETIARQVLESGHPSLTGITIEELKARGWMRLNYRRPFIPFASTFPTASGKLEFTSERMAQSGLDPVAGYTPAHETSQRDTALAREYPLALVTPADHYFLNSIFGNVPRQQQRSGVATLLIHPDDAGPRQIAAGDEVRVANARGAFFAVADVSDRIRPGVVASTKGRWPGRSKEGATINATVDERDSDMGGGAVYHDNRVRVDRSGPRAPKSLEDT from the coding sequence ATGACACCGGGGCCCGGTGACGGACAGATTCGTGGTGCGTGCCCGCTCGATTGCCCGGACACATGCAGTTGGATCGTGACCGTCAAAAACGGCGAACCAATCGCACTTCGCGGCGACCCCGACCATCCCTACACTCACGGGGCACTGTGCAACAAGGTCACGGATTACCTGACGTACGCCCGCTCGGCCGATCGCCTGTTGTATCCAATGCGCCGTACCGGACCGAAGGGGAGCGGTGAGTTCACCCGGATCTCTTGGGACGAGGCGCTCGAGAGGATCGCGGCAGCGCTCGGCGACGCGATCGCCAAGCATCGCGCCGAGGCGATTTGGCCCTATCCGGGCAGCGGTAACATGGGGCTGATCCAAGGCATCTACGGCGCCGGACAACGGCTCTGGAACGTGCTCGGCGCGTCGCGTTCTGTGTACACGATGTGCACGATCGCAGGTGGATTCGGCACCGGTTACACGCTGGGTGACAATCGTGTCGGAATGGATCCGGAGACGCTCCGGTTCTCGAAGCTCGTTGTGCTTTGGGGTGCGAACGTACTGTCAACGCATCACCACCTCTGGCGATTCATCCTGGAGGCGAGGAAGAACGGGGCGCCGATCGTCGTGATCGATCCGATTCGGACGCGGACCGCCGCGGCGAGCGACTGGCACCTCGCGCCGATGCCCGGAACAGATGCCGCGCTCGCCCTCGGCCTGCTGCATGTCGTGCTGATCGAAGGCAAGGAGGATCGGCAATTCATCGGCGATCGTACCGTCGGCTGGGAGGCGTTTCGCCGGCGGATACTCGAGTTTCCGCCGTCCCGCGCGGCCGCGATTACGGGGCTTCCGACTGAATCGATCGTCGAACTGGGAAAGCGACTCGCCGGAACGCGGCCGACGGGCATTCGCATCGGCATCGGCCTTCAGCGTCACGGCGGCGGCGGGATGGCGGTGCGGACGATCACATGCATTCCCGGCGTGACCGGCGACTGGAAATACCCGGGCGGCGGCGTCTTCTACGATACGCGGGGCTTCTTTGGCGTAAACTGGGCCGCCTTGTCCCGCGATGATCTCCGGGCCCGGCCAACGCGCACGCTGGACATGAAGCGACTCGGCGAAGGACTGCTTGAGGTTGACAACCCGCCGGTCAAAGCGCTATTCGTGTATGCTAGCAATCCCGCGGCTAGCGTCCCACACCAGTCGAAGGCGCTGCGTGGCCTCGCACGGAACGATCTGTTCACCGTCGTGGTCGAGCACTTTCTCACCGACACCGCACGTTACGCGGACATCGTATTGCCGGCTACGATGCAGATCGAGCACCGCGATCTCCTGATCGCGTACGGGCATCTATACGTGGCCTGGAACGAGCCGGCCGCGCCGCCGCCGGGCGAGTGCCTGCCTGCGACGGAGATGTTCCGGCGGCTCGCGCGCGCGATGGGCCTCGATACGCCGGCACTGTACGACAGTGACGAGACGATCGCTCGGCAGGTGCTTGAAAGCGGGCATCCGTCCTTGACCGGGATCACAATCGAGGAGCTGAAGGCTCGCGGTTGGATGCGGCTGAACTATCGCCGTCCCTTCATCCCATTCGCGAGCACCTTTCCGACTGCGTCGGGCAAGTTGGAATTCACCTCCGAGCGAATGGCGCAGTCCGGCTTGGATCCGGTCGCGGGCTACACGCCCGCGCACGAGACGTCGCAGCGCGATACGGCCCTGGCCCGCGAATACCCGCTCGCCCTTGTGACGCCCGCCGATCACTACTTCCTGAATTCGATCTTCGGCAACGTGCCGAGGCAGCAGCAGCGATCGGGGGTCGCGACGCTGCTGATCCATCCCGACGATGCCGGGCCCCGGCAAATTGCGGCCGGGGACGAGGTGCGGGTCGCGAACGCTCGAGGCGCGTTCTTCGCCGTCGCAGACGTGAGCGATCGCATCCGGCCCGGCGTGGTCGCCAGCACCAAAGGCCGGTGGCCGGGCCGCTCGAAGGAAGGTGCGACGATCAACGCTACTGTCGACGAGCGCGACTCGGACATGGGCGGCGGCGCCGTCTATCACGACAACCGCGTGCGCGTCGACAGGAGCGGCCCGCGGGCCCCCAAATCGCTTGAGGACACCTGA
- a CDS encoding 2-hydroxyacid dehydrogenase: MLRVAFTGTFAARFAERVGAHLGIPCDVIVEDEGGIVSQLPEVDVLVTLAFTREMGEAARRLKLVQVPGAGFDRIDRSALPAGAWLANAYGHEVGIAEYVIGAVVALSRGFCRLDARLRRGDWESQWAVSAPPPWPELAGKALGILGYGRIGQAVARRARAFDMAIWAIRRDVTQLDPQGLEFLGGPDALNEVLRRVDYLAITLSFTGATRSLLGEREFRLMKPTAFLINVARAEIVDEEALYRALAERAIAGAALDVWYRYPIGPGSTLPARCPFHELPNVLMTPHVSGWTEGTLAARAKLIAENITRVARGELPANLIP, translated from the coding sequence ATGCTTCGGGTTGCCTTCACTGGGACCTTCGCCGCCCGCTTCGCGGAGCGAGTAGGGGCCCACCTTGGAATCCCGTGCGACGTCATCGTGGAAGATGAGGGCGGGATCGTCTCGCAGCTTCCCGAGGTGGACGTGCTGGTGACCCTTGCGTTTACCCGTGAGATGGGCGAGGCGGCCCGACGACTCAAGCTTGTGCAGGTGCCCGGTGCCGGTTTCGACCGGATCGACCGATCTGCGCTTCCCGCCGGTGCATGGCTGGCGAATGCCTATGGCCACGAAGTCGGCATCGCGGAGTACGTGATCGGGGCCGTGGTGGCGTTGAGTCGCGGCTTCTGCCGCCTAGACGCCCGCCTCCGGCGGGGAGACTGGGAGAGCCAGTGGGCGGTGTCGGCGCCGCCGCCTTGGCCGGAACTTGCAGGTAAGGCGCTCGGCATTCTCGGCTATGGTCGGATCGGACAGGCTGTGGCCCGGCGCGCCCGGGCATTCGATATGGCAATTTGGGCGATCCGACGCGACGTGACGCAATTAGACCCGCAAGGACTCGAGTTCCTCGGTGGACCAGACGCCTTGAATGAAGTCTTGCGACGCGTGGACTATCTGGCAATCACGCTCTCATTCACGGGGGCCACCCGCAGCCTCCTCGGGGAACGAGAGTTTCGATTGATGAAGCCGACCGCCTTCCTCATCAACGTGGCTCGCGCAGAGATCGTCGACGAAGAGGCGCTCTATCGAGCGCTGGCCGAAAGGGCGATCGCTGGTGCTGCTCTTGACGTCTGGTATCGGTATCCGATCGGACCCGGTTCAACTCTTCCCGCGCGCTGCCCTTTCCACGAGTTGCCCAACGTCCTCATGACGCCCCACGTGTCCGGCTGGACGGAAGGGACGCTGGCAGCACGGGCGAAGCTTATCGCAGAGAACATCACCCGAGTCGCGCGGGGCGAGCTCCCAGCGAATCTGATTCCCTGA
- a CDS encoding NAD-dependent epimerase/dehydratase family protein, with the protein MSKTMFILGGTGFIGHEVVIQAVEARWQVKALVRSEVGASKVRQIDALPVVGNIYQPDAWIAEVQGSTVLIDLTQPRLPKRWSKSAMKSLSTERQAMTRATLEALRRLPAEKRPVFFSVSGADDLQPDAQGTISQHSLVRDHPRGFAYIGIPVRHLVEASGIEATYVYVGSLVYGPGKVFADLVITALRNGSARIIGAGTNRVPLIHVTDAARALVHLAGLPRTELVGHTFIAMDGSDTTQRELFDETAALMGVKRPGAVPAWLAALIAGSVVVETITLDAHADPSALLATGFRFRYPSPRQGIPATLAALKGNPKTARTKS; encoded by the coding sequence ATGAGCAAGACTATGTTTATTCTCGGTGGAACGGGCTTCATTGGACATGAGGTAGTCATTCAGGCTGTGGAGGCAAGGTGGCAAGTCAAAGCTCTCGTTCGTTCAGAAGTAGGCGCAAGCAAGGTGAGGCAGATCGACGCGCTCCCTGTCGTGGGCAATATCTACCAGCCCGATGCGTGGATAGCTGAAGTTCAGGGGAGTACGGTCTTGATTGATCTGACGCAACCAAGGTTACCCAAACGCTGGAGCAAATCCGCTATGAAGTCCCTCTCGACAGAGCGTCAAGCGATGACGCGTGCTACGCTGGAAGCTCTGCGGAGGTTGCCTGCCGAAAAGCGACCCGTCTTCTTTTCTGTGAGCGGAGCCGACGACCTGCAACCGGATGCGCAGGGTACCATCAGCCAGCATTCACTCGTACGTGACCATCCTAGGGGGTTTGCCTACATTGGGATTCCCGTCCGCCACTTAGTAGAAGCCTCGGGCATCGAGGCCACTTATGTCTACGTCGGCAGTCTCGTCTACGGGCCAGGCAAGGTGTTCGCCGACCTCGTCATTACGGCGCTTCGAAATGGGTCGGCTCGTATCATCGGAGCAGGAACGAACCGTGTGCCGCTCATCCACGTGACGGACGCGGCCCGTGCGCTGGTTCATCTCGCTGGACTCCCCCGCACCGAACTGGTCGGTCATACGTTCATCGCCATGGACGGTTCCGACACGACACAGCGTGAACTATTCGACGAGACCGCAGCTCTCATGGGGGTCAAGCGTCCCGGAGCAGTTCCGGCATGGCTAGCTGCGCTCATTGCGGGGTCGGTCGTCGTGGAGACGATAACCCTTGATGCGCATGCCGATCCTTCAGCGTTGCTCGCAACCGGGTTCCGTTTTCGCTATCCTTCGCCCAGGCAGGGTATCCCAGCAACACTGGCGGCGCTCAAGGGTAACCCGAAAACGGCGCGAACCAAGTCTTGA
- a CDS encoding serine hydrolase — MSGPGARRGRAVKVESRYSPHHRRLRAAVEWITRSLGDAPLGCVIRHHGTTVGHEVCRGMTADILFEIGSIRKSFNSALIGCTSDRSDFTIHLKATNMWPELAAISGDPGDTEITLHHLASGVSGWMTPDPPGLRFLYNSAASTAAERVVGRYWGFPHDEIAAEIARRFKEPLDAASWKIYHFPGRFTPGDVENPGPKLAIDSDLADLATWGELWCNSGRWRGQQLIPEAYVKRATSLVNPDIPSSHYGYGWFVNAGHALWPRVPADSYGHAGFGSFRSSGEPSRAFLWVCPSLSVVAAIITDASAGFAGDFLDVPNDFTAECITKIMSAL, encoded by the coding sequence ATGTCGGGTCCGGGTGCCAGACGCGGGCGAGCCGTGAAAGTGGAGAGCCGGTATTCCCCGCATCACCGCCGGCTGCGTGCCGCGGTGGAATGGATCACCCGATCGCTCGGCGACGCCCCGCTAGGCTGCGTAATCCGCCATCACGGGACCACCGTTGGTCACGAGGTCTGTCGGGGGATGACTGCCGACATATTGTTCGAGATCGGCAGCATCCGAAAATCGTTCAACAGCGCGTTGATTGGCTGCACATCCGACAGGAGCGATTTCACGATTCACCTCAAGGCGACCAATATGTGGCCGGAACTCGCGGCCATCAGCGGTGATCCGGGCGACACCGAGATCACACTGCATCATTTAGCCAGCGGGGTGTCGGGGTGGATGACCCCCGATCCGCCCGGCTTACGATTTCTCTACAACAGCGCCGCCTCTACGGCCGCAGAGCGGGTGGTCGGTCGTTACTGGGGATTTCCTCATGACGAGATCGCCGCCGAAATCGCGCGTCGCTTCAAGGAGCCCCTGGATGCGGCATCCTGGAAAATCTACCATTTCCCCGGCCGGTTTACTCCGGGAGATGTCGAGAATCCGGGGCCCAAACTCGCCATCGACTCTGACCTTGCCGATCTCGCGACGTGGGGTGAGCTTTGGTGCAACTCGGGCCGCTGGCGCGGGCAGCAGTTGATCCCGGAGGCATACGTTAAGCGGGCAACGTCCCTTGTGAACCCCGATATCCCAAGTTCCCACTACGGCTACGGTTGGTTTGTCAACGCTGGCCATGCCCTGTGGCCGCGGGTCCCAGCAGATTCGTATGGTCATGCCGGGTTTGGATCTTTTCGATCTTCGGGCGAGCCCAGCCGCGCGTTCTTGTGGGTCTGTCCGTCACTTTCGGTCGTGGCCGCGATCATTACCGATGCCTCCGCCGGCTTTGCCGGCGACTTTCTCGACGTACCCAATGACTTTACAGCAGAGTGCATTACCAAGATCATGAGCGCGCTCTGA
- a CDS encoding ABC transporter substrate binding protein, with protein MFAPSRAAAGGLIAYGTSQVAAIRRMAAYVEKILKGAKPGELSVETVTRYELIVNLKTAREIGVTIPPEVLKRADQIKLVADSAQRPVQLDDPHIQSGRESIEPGDAL; from the coding sequence ATGTTTGCGCCGTCCAGAGCAGCGGCCGGGGGACTCATCGCCTATGGAACAAGCCAAGTCGCGGCAATCCGCCGTATGGCAGCGTACGTGGAGAAGATTCTGAAGGGAGCCAAACCAGGCGAACTCTCGGTGGAGACGGTGACGCGCTATGAGCTGATCGTGAACCTGAAGACGGCTCGGGAGATCGGCGTCACGATCCCACCCGAAGTGCTCAAGCGGGCGGACCAGATAAAACTGGTTGCCGATTCCGCCCAGCGGCCTGTTCAACTTGACGATCCGCATATACAATCCGGAAGAGAAAGCATTGAACCCGGCGATGCGCTCTAG
- a CDS encoding LysR family transcriptional regulator translates to MEHALVNVEDLAMLVRVVDSGGVTRAAEALHVAQPAVTQRLRRLERVLGTPLVERKGRSLGLTGAGEAVVPLARQVLQLLDRIPAAIGEVQGWLRGDLVVGASTTVGEFVLPRRLGPFGRAYPHLAVRLRIDNTQRTAERVLDHSISLAFVGLRPAHTALAILPFVRDEILLVAAATHPLAGRRVSVDALGRTRLLLREEGSATRALAVAALARCGVRTESLKEFGSNAALRTAVLAGYGVAAISQEAVADDLRAGRVKPVRLPRWRCHRRFFIIYRRDHTLTRVEQTLLRFVRRPPARVTSTGRQRL, encoded by the coding sequence ATGGAACACGCGCTCGTGAACGTCGAGGACTTGGCGATGCTCGTCCGCGTCGTCGATTCGGGCGGCGTAACCCGAGCGGCCGAAGCCCTGCACGTCGCTCAGCCGGCCGTGACGCAACGGCTCCGGCGGCTCGAACGCGTGCTGGGGACGCCGCTGGTGGAGCGCAAAGGACGGAGCCTGGGGCTGACGGGGGCGGGAGAGGCAGTCGTGCCCCTAGCCCGGCAGGTGCTGCAGTTGCTCGACCGGATCCCGGCGGCGATTGGGGAGGTGCAGGGGTGGCTGCGGGGCGATCTCGTCGTCGGCGCCAGCACGACGGTCGGCGAGTTCGTCCTGCCCAGGCGGCTCGGGCCGTTCGGCCGGGCGTATCCGCACCTGGCGGTGCGCCTGAGGATCGACAACACGCAGCGGACGGCGGAGCGCGTGCTCGACCACAGCATCTCGCTCGCGTTCGTGGGGCTGCGGCCGGCGCACACCGCGCTGGCAATCCTGCCGTTTGTGCGGGACGAGATCCTGCTGGTGGCGGCGGCAACGCATCCGCTGGCCGGCCGCCGCGTCTCCGTCGATGCGCTCGGCCGGACCCGGCTGCTCCTCCGCGAGGAGGGCTCTGCGACCCGCGCGCTGGCCGTGGCGGCATTGGCGCGTTGCGGCGTCCGCACCGAGTCGCTCAAGGAGTTCGGCAGCAACGCTGCCTTGCGGACGGCCGTGCTCGCAGGGTATGGCGTCGCGGCGATCTCTCAAGAAGCCGTGGCGGACGATCTGCGCGCTGGCCGAGTCAAGCCGGTCCGTCTACCGAGGTGGCGCTGTCATCGCCGCTTCTTCATCATCTATCGTCGGGATCACACGCTGACGCGGGTTGAGCAGACACTTCTGCGCTTCGTTCGTCGTCCGCCGGCGCGTGTGACGTCCACCGGCAGACAGCGACTCTAG
- a CDS encoding HigA family addiction module antitoxin, whose protein sequence is MTKSKRLPPIHPGEILREDFMGPLGISMNKLALDLRVPVTRIAEIVHERRGITPDTALRLGRYFDTSARFWLNAQAAYDLEVAQDELRGTVEREVRPRAGLAPSSKAAARA, encoded by the coding sequence ATGACTAAGTCCAAAAGGCTGCCACCGATTCATCCTGGCGAAATCCTCCGCGAGGATTTCATGGGGCCACTCGGCATCAGTATGAACAAGCTGGCCCTTGATCTCCGCGTCCCTGTTACTCGCATCGCGGAAATCGTGCATGAGCGTCGAGGCATTACTCCAGACACAGCCTTGCGCCTTGGGCGTTACTTTGACACCAGCGCGCGCTTTTGGCTGAACGCGCAAGCGGCCTACGACCTCGAGGTGGCACAAGACGAACTTCGGGGCACCGTTGAGCGTGAAGTGCGGCCTCGAGCAGGCCTTGCGCCGAGTTCGAAAGCCGCCGCAAGGGCTTGA
- a CDS encoding amidohydrolase family protein has product MTENRRTQSDARIAVKASRVLEPLTGEVLNNRYVVVRGNRIESVTDAAPAGASTLDLGHHTLLPGLIDCHTHMLLRPEDQVWPPAILFKTQMYRMIEGVAAARTALEIGFTTIRDTDNEGAWHGDVALRDAINRGIVPGPRMQVASDGITISAGDMTLQGVNPELNLPSMSGAADTRDQMTAQVRRQVKLGADWIKIYASSTRRDVDRETMEPLHQLSLEDVQLIVQEARRWRRDVIAHAYGGDSARAAILGGARSLEHGPLFDESILALLVEHGAFWIPTMATYHKRQFSDFDREFVRRHKQAFQWGLRAGAKICFGTDVGSFPHGEQVDEFDLMVSYGMEPLDAIRSATTRAAELLRMEGQVGTLAGGAYADLVALDGDPLTDIGALKTVRFVMKDGIVVRDRLGVTAAAESIVAQSLR; this is encoded by the coding sequence GTGACCGAGAACCGGCGGACTCAATCCGACGCGCGCATCGCCGTGAAGGCCTCGCGAGTGTTGGAACCGCTGACCGGCGAGGTGCTCAACAACAGGTACGTGGTCGTCCGCGGGAACCGGATAGAATCGGTGACCGACGCAGCGCCGGCCGGGGCGTCGACGCTGGACCTGGGCCACCATACGCTGTTGCCGGGGCTGATCGACTGTCACACACATATGCTGCTGCGTCCGGAGGACCAGGTGTGGCCGCCGGCCATTCTCTTCAAAACCCAAATGTACCGCATGATTGAGGGAGTGGCGGCGGCGCGGACGGCCCTCGAGATTGGTTTCACGACGATCCGCGATACCGATAACGAGGGTGCGTGGCATGGAGACGTAGCCTTGCGAGATGCCATCAATCGGGGCATCGTGCCGGGCCCCAGGATGCAGGTGGCCTCTGACGGGATCACGATTAGCGCGGGCGACATGACCCTTCAAGGCGTGAATCCTGAGCTCAACCTGCCCTCCATGTCCGGAGCGGCCGACACGCGGGACCAGATGACTGCGCAAGTGCGGCGTCAGGTCAAACTCGGGGCCGACTGGATCAAGATCTATGCCTCGAGCACCCGGCGCGATGTTGACCGCGAGACGATGGAACCGCTCCATCAACTCAGCCTCGAGGACGTGCAGCTCATCGTGCAGGAGGCAAGGCGGTGGCGCAGAGACGTGATTGCCCACGCGTACGGAGGCGACAGTGCGCGAGCGGCCATTCTTGGGGGAGCGCGGTCCCTCGAACATGGCCCGCTGTTCGACGAGTCGATCCTCGCGCTTCTGGTCGAGCACGGGGCCTTCTGGATTCCTACGATGGCCACCTACCACAAACGGCAGTTCTCGGACTTTGACCGCGAGTTCGTTCGTCGACACAAGCAGGCGTTTCAGTGGGGATTGCGGGCGGGCGCCAAGATCTGCTTCGGAACAGATGTGGGGTCATTCCCACACGGCGAGCAAGTCGACGAATTCGACTTGATGGTGTCCTATGGAATGGAACCCCTGGACGCGATCCGCTCAGCAACGACACGCGCAGCCGAGTTGTTGCGCATGGAGGGGCAAGTGGGGACCCTGGCCGGAGGAGCGTATGCGGATCTCGTCGCCCTCGATGGCGACCCGCTGACCGACATCGGCGCTCTGAAGACAGTCCGGTTTGTCATGAAGGACGGGATAGTGGTGCGGGACCGTCTCGGGGTGACCGCCGCCGCCGAAAGCATTGTTGCGCAGTCGTTGCGGTAA